Below is a window of Pseudomonadota bacterium DNA.
ATCGACGGCTCCGCGCTCGGCCGCACGCCGTTGGTCGCAGCCGTGCGCCCCGGGCACCGACGGCTCGAGATCTCGCTCGGCGGAAGGTTGCCGGTCCACGAGCTCGTCGACGTGTCGCCGGGCGGCGCCTTGGCGCGCGTCTTCGAGCTGCAGCCGGCGTCGGCGGCTCTCGCGAGCGCGGCGGCTCTGGGCGGCGCCGAGCAGGACGCCTCCCAAAAGGCGACCCGCCCGTCCGCGAGGCCCGCGTCCGCGGCGGATCTGCTGCACAGGGCCCAGGAGCGGAGGGCCGAGCGCGACTACCGCGGCGCGGCGTCGGCCTACAAGGAGCTGCTGTCGATGTACCCGGCGTCGGACGAGGCGCGATCGGCCCTCGTCTCGCTCGGCCAGCTGGAGCTCGACCGCCTGGGAGAGCCGGCCGCGGCGCTGCGCCATTTCGACGTGTACCTCGACACCAAGGGCGCGGGGCCGCTCGGGATGGAGGCGCTGTACGGCAAGGCCAGGGCGCTCAGGGCGCTGGACCGCGCGGCGGAAGAGCGCGCCGCGCTGGAGCGGTTCCTCGGGCGGTACCCCGGCGCGATCCAGGCGGCGGACGTGCGGCGGCGGCTCGATCAGATCGCCGCGAGCCAGAAAGCGGACGCGGAGAAAAAAAAATAGGCACGTCCCGGTCGCGGGCCTCCGGACACATTGCACGAACGAACCGGGACGCCGCAGGGGGTGGCGCCGGGCACCATCAGGAGGCCGACTCATGAGATCGTCGATTCGTCTCGTTATCATTGCCGCCATGTTCGCAGCCCTGTCGTCGGCGTCGTGTTCCGACGACAAGTCCGTGGCCGACCTGGATGGCGGAACGGACACGGACACCGACATCGATACCGACACGGACATCGATACGGATACCGACACCGACACCGACACCGATACGGACACCGACACCGATACCGATACCGACACGGACATCGATACGGACACCGACACCGATACCGATACCGACACGGACACGGATGCCGATCTCACCCTCATCGAGATGCTCCCGGCCGCCGCCTGGCGCGAGCAGGACACGCAGCTCAACCTCGTCGGGACCGGCTTCGACACCGGGATGACGGTCGTGCTGTACGAGGACGTGACGGCCACGACCAAGAACCTCGGCGCCGCCGAGGTCGACGTCTCGGGGAGCTCGGCCACGGTCTGGCTGTACGCGGATCCGACGCTGCCCCAGGGCCGCTACGACGTGACCGTCACCAACCCGGACACCGAGACCGCGACGATCGCGGACGCCCTGTACATCTCGGCGCAGGCGCCGCCCACGGTGACGCTCGTCGAGCCGCCGCTCGCGTGGACCGGCTCCGCGTTCGACTCCGTGCTCTCCGATCGACTCATCCAGATCGAGGGCGAAGGCTTCGTCAACACGCCCTGGGTGCGGTGGGTGAGCGTCGAAAATCCCGAGCTCATCTACGACGCGGTCGAGGTCCACTTCATCGACTCGACGACCATCGAGGCGATCGTCCCGTCCGAGTCGAAGTCGATGCCCGCCGGCGACTACCACGTGTGGGCCGTGAACCCGGACAGCCTCGCGGGCCAGTGGCTGGTGGAGGACGTCGAGGCGGCCGACGGCGGCATCGGGACGGCGCCCGGCATCTTCGTCGTCACCGAGATCCCGCCGCCGGTCATTACGGCGATCGATCCGGTGCAGGCGCCCTTCATGGACGAGGTCGACCCGTTGACCATCACCGGCGAGTACTTCCAGGAGGACGCGGGGGTCGCGTTCGTCGGCCCGGCCGGCGACATCCCGCTCGACGAAGCGACGACCACGACCGTGGACCCGACGGAGATCACCGCCGTGGTGCCCGCGGACACGCTCGACATCGGGCTGTACCCGGTGCGCGTCACCAACCCGGACGGCCAGTGGGACATCTTCTACGCCTTCGAGGCGAAGAACGGCACGGACGGCCACTTCGACGAGCAGGACTTCGAGCTCCTCGCCGACACCCCGATGAACACGGGGCGCGAGCGGCTCGCGGCGGAGTTCGGGTTCGACGACTTCGGCGGCACGCACGTCTACGCCTCGGGCGGCATCGAGGCCGACGGCGGCGTCCTCGACGACGTGGAGAGCGCGTCCGTGAACATCTACGGCGACATGGGAAGCTGGCGCGTTCAGACCCAGTGG
It encodes the following:
- a CDS encoding IPT/TIG domain-containing protein, producing the protein MFAALSSASCSDDKSVADLDGGTDTDTDIDTDTDIDTDTDTDTDTDTDTDTDTDTDTDIDTDTDTDTDTDTDTDADLTLIEMLPAAAWREQDTQLNLVGTGFDTGMTVVLYEDVTATTKNLGAAEVDVSGSSATVWLYADPTLPQGRYDVTVTNPDTETATIADALYISAQAPPTVTLVEPPLAWTGSAFDSVLSDRLIQIEGEGFVNTPWVRWVSVENPELIYDAVEVHFIDSTTIEAIVPSESKSMPAGDYHVWAVNPDSLAGQWLVEDVEAADGGIGTAPGIFVVTEIPPPVITAIDPVQAPFMDEVDPLTITGEYFQEDAGVAFVGPAGDIPLDEATTTTVDPTEITAVVPADTLDIGLYPVRVTNPDGQWDIFYAFEAKNGTDGHFDEQDFELLADTPMNTGRERLAAEFGFDDFGGTHVYASGGIEADGGVLDDVESASVNIYGDMGSWRVQTQWISPDEPRAVNAFGTPRQSHNLVRVDHWLYAIAGSASNTTDALDPALVSLDTVERAEILGFDTRPEAVPPVPTTGGDLPLGTWYYQVSALGDWGEGLASPQVQILNSGGAFEVCWDAIGGASAYNVYRSPAADGRPGTARLLATEVTGSCFTDDGTYFPAPGFVSATPIAGGA